One window of the Sporomusaceae bacterium genome contains the following:
- a CDS encoding MFS transporter, whose translation MSMVTEQQRAKVLSYRWVCLVTLWFVYFFVYFDRVAPAVVAPELMKAFNISAASLGLLSAAYFYPYAAMQIPSGIFSDFLGPRLAVTIFFIIAGIGTAMFGIAQSYDWAIVGRVMMGIGVAVVYIPIMKIQAQWFRAHEFSTLTGILLTVGNIGALGAAAPLAKFVSMTGWREAFYYLGAITVILAAATYLMVRNRPQDMGLPSLNEVDGIKVDAAEVARDESIKLGEAIKIAVTNRNFPWLAVYAFAVYGPMMGFQGLWAVPYMMDTFGWTKQAASNVLSWWAIGMICGCPIHGWVSDRVVHSRKKVVITGAVVYTLGWLYIALSPTGWSTATMSAFCFLMGGFGGAYITNYAHLTERLPRKVVGTAIGVFNLFYFVGGAFFQQYMGVILDGFGKVAGKFPVEAYTSTFWLCFGGMVIGTLSLCFTVETFVKKEVPVSQAVSNKA comes from the coding sequence ATGTCAATGGTAACCGAGCAGCAAAGAGCTAAGGTCCTCAGTTATCGATGGGTCTGTCTGGTAACGCTGTGGTTCGTGTATTTCTTCGTGTACTTCGACCGGGTGGCGCCGGCGGTGGTGGCGCCGGAGCTGATGAAGGCGTTCAACATCAGCGCCGCCAGCCTGGGACTTCTGTCTGCGGCCTATTTCTATCCGTACGCCGCCATGCAAATACCCTCCGGTATTTTCTCGGACTTCCTCGGGCCACGTTTGGCGGTGACGATCTTCTTTATCATCGCCGGCATCGGCACGGCAATGTTCGGGATCGCGCAGAGCTACGACTGGGCGATCGTCGGCCGGGTGATGATGGGTATCGGCGTGGCCGTGGTCTACATCCCGATAATGAAGATTCAGGCGCAGTGGTTTAGGGCGCACGAGTTTTCGACGCTGACCGGCATCCTGCTGACGGTGGGCAATATCGGCGCGCTGGGCGCCGCCGCTCCGCTGGCGAAGTTCGTGTCGATGACCGGCTGGCGGGAGGCTTTCTATTATCTCGGGGCGATCACCGTCATCCTGGCGGCGGCCACGTATCTGATGGTCCGCAACCGGCCGCAGGATATGGGTCTGCCGTCGCTGAACGAGGTGGACGGCATCAAGGTCGACGCGGCCGAGGTGGCCCGCGACGAGAGCATCAAGCTGGGTGAGGCGATCAAGATCGCCGTGACCAACCGCAATTTCCCGTGGCTGGCCGTGTACGCTTTCGCGGTCTACGGGCCGATGATGGGCTTCCAGGGACTGTGGGCGGTGCCGTATATGATGGATACGTTCGGCTGGACTAAGCAGGCTGCTTCGAACGTGCTGTCGTGGTGGGCGATCGGCATGATCTGCGGCTGCCCGATCCATGGCTGGGTTTCCGACCGGGTCGTCCACAGCCGCAAGAAGGTGGTTATCACCGGCGCGGTGGTGTATACGCTGGGCTGGCTGTACATCGCCCTTAGCCCGACGGGCTGGAGTACGGCGACGATGTCGGCGTTCTGCTTCCTGATGGGCGGCTTCGGCGGCGCGTATATCACCAACTACGCCCATCTGACCGAGCGTCTGCCGCGCAAGGTCGTGGGCACGGCAATCGGTGTTTTCAACCTCTTCTATTTCGTGGGCGGCGCCTTCTTCCAGCAGTATATGGGCGTCATTCTCGACGGCTTCGGCAAGGTGGCCGGCAAGTTCCCGGTGGAAGCGTATACTTCGACCTTCTGGCTGTGCTTCGGCGGCATGGTGATAGGTACACTGTCGCTATGCTTCACGGTGGAGACATTTGTGAAGAAGGAGGTTCCCGTTTCCCAGGCTGTCAGTAATAAAGCTTAG